A genomic window from Mobula hypostoma chromosome 14, sMobHyp1.1, whole genome shotgun sequence includes:
- the LOC134356474 gene encoding leukotriene B4 receptor 1-like, whose translation MPISNTTVDYNGSVQTLPVENVVACVVLSLSCLIGIPGNLIVICTILFNIPRRSSTIILVLTLAVADFVVLVTLPFWIYSFSDAWIFGVGFWKLTVYLIFMSMYASVFLIMVMSLERLLGVLQPFAIQKWRKKGTIRKVIVCILVVSTLLALPNVTLEIKLDAEGRPMYRVYSSSQQEIGLLLLITLAGFLVPFITLMISYSVISKRIKQMTCQSRNRAGKLIASIVIAFVVCWLPYHALNLCRVTSLLTKNSNADFSNSLQVIFLRLKDAAGALAFISSCVNPILYAFAARNFKTGFKASNLARVFEQMNSSLKEKRDRESNDHELRSESACMLKT comes from the coding sequence ATGCCGATTTCCAATACAACTGTCGATTACAATGGGAGCGTGCAGACTTTGCCGGTGGAAAACGTGGTGGCTTGCGTTGTTCTTAGCTTGTCTTGTCTCATTGGAATACCCGGGAACTTGATAGTGATATGTACAATTCTTTTTAACATTCCACGCCGATCTTCCACGATTATACTCGTCTTGACCCTGGCTGTGGCAGACTTCGTGGTTCTCGTCACTTTGCCGTTTTGGATTTACTCATTCAGCGACGCGTGGATTTTTGGAGTTGGGTTTTGGAAGCTGACGGTTTACCTGATCTTCATGTCCATGTACGCCAGTGTGTTCCTTATCATGGTGATGAGTTTGGAGCGTCTTTTGGgagttctccagccctttgccattCAGAAGTGGCGGAAGAAAGGAACAATCAGAAAAGTAATTGTTTGCATTTTGGTTGTATCTACGCTTCTCGCTCTGCCCAATGTGACTCTTGAAATCAAGCTTGACGCAGAGGGGCGCCCGATGTATCGAGTATACTCCTCCAGCCAACAGGAGATAGGGCTTCTCCTGCTGATAACCTTGGCGGGGTTTCTAGTTCCCTTCATCACACTAATGATTTCTTACAGCGTCATTTCCAAAAGGATAAAACAGATGACCTGCCAAAGTAGAAACAGAGCGGGGAAGTTAATCGCAAGCATTGTGATTGCGTTTGTCGTGTGTTGGCTACCATATCACGCTTTGAACCTTTGCCGTGTTACCTCGCTGTTGACAAAGAATTCAAATGCCGATTTCTCTAATTCACTGCAAGTGATTTTCCTCCGATTGAAGGACGCTGCTGGAGCCCTGGCGTTTATAAGTAGCTGTGTTAATCCCATCCTGTATGCATTCGCTGCTCGGAACTTTAAAACGGGATTTAAAGCTTCAAATCTTGCCAGAGTCTTTGAGCAAATGAATAGCAGTTTAAAAGAGAAACGGGACAGAGAGTCGAATGATCACGAACTTCGTTCTGAATCGGCATGTATGCTCAAAACATGA